A single genomic interval of Rhodobacter sp. 24-YEA-8 harbors:
- a CDS encoding aldehyde dehydrogenase has protein sequence MTTSLDKAQWQALAAQLSPEGRCFIDGAYVDAASGATLETVNPATGKVLGLLADGGVEDIDRAVRAARRAFDSGVWSGMSPSDRGRRLIRFAELVEEHAQELALLETLDVGKPISDSLAIDLPLSITCLRWYGEAVDKIYDEIAPTPGTAVAMMRRAPLGVVAAVVPWNFPLMMACWKIAPILAAGNTVVLKPAEQSSLTAIRIAALAVEAGLPPGVLNVVPGRGEIAGRALGLHMDVDCIAFTGSTEVGKYFMQYSGQSNLKRVGLECGGKSPNIIFADAPDIRAAAVAAAWGLFYNQGEVCNAGSRVLVEESVREEVVETIIETGRAMRQGDPLDPATQIGAMVDQGQANRVMDYIAIGQQEGARLASGGKRHEEGACFIEPTVFDGVRNDMRIAREEIFGPVLSVLPFRDEAEAVSIANDTIYGLAAGLWTRDLNRSFRVSQKLQAGVVWVNCFDHGHISSPFGGFKQSGFGRDKSLHALDKYSDIRTTWINLG, from the coding sequence ATGACGACATCTCTCGATAAGGCGCAATGGCAGGCGCTTGCGGCGCAGCTTTCCCCCGAGGGGCGCTGTTTCATTGACGGCGCTTATGTCGATGCGGCATCGGGCGCCACACTCGAGACGGTCAATCCTGCGACCGGCAAGGTGCTCGGGCTGCTCGCGGATGGCGGCGTCGAAGATATCGACCGGGCGGTCAGGGCCGCGCGGCGAGCGTTTGACAGTGGTGTGTGGTCGGGCATGAGCCCGAGTGATCGCGGGCGCCGGCTGATTCGCTTTGCGGAGCTCGTTGAAGAACATGCGCAGGAACTCGCACTGCTGGAGACGCTCGATGTCGGCAAGCCGATCTCGGACAGTCTCGCCATTGATCTGCCGCTCTCGATCACCTGCCTGCGCTGGTATGGCGAGGCGGTCGACAAGATCTATGATGAAATCGCGCCGACACCGGGCACCGCAGTCGCGATGATGCGGCGCGCGCCTTTGGGCGTGGTGGCCGCCGTGGTGCCGTGGAATTTCCCGTTGATGATGGCCTGCTGGAAGATCGCCCCGATCCTCGCCGCCGGGAATACGGTTGTGCTCAAGCCCGCCGAACAGTCATCGCTGACGGCGATCCGCATTGCCGCGCTCGCGGTCGAGGCGGGCCTGCCGCCGGGCGTTCTGAATGTGGTGCCGGGCCGGGGCGAAATCGCTGGCCGTGCGCTTGGTCTGCATATGGATGTGGATTGCATCGCTTTCACTGGCTCAACCGAGGTCGGCAAATATTTCATGCAATATTCCGGCCAGTCGAACCTGAAGCGGGTCGGGCTTGAATGTGGCGGCAAATCCCCGAACATCATTTTCGCCGATGCCCCTGACATCAGGGCGGCAGCGGTCGCGGCGGCCTGGGGCCTCTTTTACAATCAGGGTGAGGTCTGCAATGCGGGCTCGCGGGTGCTGGTGGAGGAATCTGTGCGGGAAGAGGTGGTCGAGACGATCATCGAGACCGGCCGCGCCATGCGCCAGGGCGATCCGCTGGATCCCGCGACCCAGATCGGCGCCATGGTCGACCAGGGCCAGGCCAATCGTGTGATGGATTACATCGCCATCGGCCAGCAGGAAGGCGCACGGCTCGCCTCGGGCGGCAAACGGCATGAGGAGGGCGCCTGTTTCATCGAACCGACCGTCTTTGACGGGGTGCGCAATGACATGCGGATCGCGCGGGAAGAGATCTTCGGGCCGGTGCTGTCGGTCCTGCCCTTCAGGGATGAGGCAGAGGCCGTCAGCATCGCGAATGATACGATCTATGGTCTGGCGGCAGGTCTCTGGACGCGCGATCTGAATCGCAGTTTCCGGGTTTCGCAAAAGCTGCAGGCCGGGGTGGTCTGGGTCAATTGCTTTGACCATGGCCATATTTCCTCGCCCTTCGGCGGGTTCAAGCAATCGGGTTTCGGGCGGGACAAATCCTTGCATGCGCTTGATAAATACTCAGATATCCGCACCACCTGGATCAACCTTGGCTGA
- a CDS encoding dihydrodipicolinate synthase family protein, translating into MTMTPRGLMPAPPTAIDADGNLVKPAMQQIVRHLIAGGASGLVPLGGTGEFTALSPETRVACVEACVEAAGGAPVYAGVLAPGLGEALPTARAFRAAGADGIMLIVPYYARATQATVIDYFRKVRDTVDLPIMLYDNPARSHFIMDPDSIAILAEEGTINSMKASNTDLYHFDQIMRRVGPEFAALSGFDTIFAQQVSMGACGGVLTSAVLVPEAWVRVQALAEAGDFAAALAGQRQLIPLMDALFAEENPGPTREALRQIGIETGQSLLPIPPVSGGLCARIATVLADLRAAGHSLPAAA; encoded by the coding sequence ATGACCATGACACCTCGCGGCCTGATGCCCGCGCCGCCCACCGCCATTGATGCCGATGGCAATCTCGTAAAACCGGCGATGCAGCAGATCGTGCGCCATTTGATCGCGGGCGGTGCCAGTGGCCTTGTGCCGCTCGGGGGCACCGGCGAATTCACCGCACTTTCACCCGAGACCCGCGTGGCCTGCGTCGAGGCCTGCGTCGAGGCGGCAGGCGGCGCGCCGGTCTATGCCGGGGTGCTGGCGCCGGGCCTTGGCGAGGCGCTGCCGACCGCGCGCGCCTTCAGGGCAGCGGGGGCCGACGGGATCATGCTGATCGTGCCCTATTATGCCCGCGCGACCCAGGCCACAGTGATCGACTATTTCCGCAAGGTGCGAGACACGGTCGATCTGCCGATCATGCTATATGACAATCCGGCGCGCTCGCATTTCATCATGGATCCCGATTCAATAGCCATTCTGGCGGAAGAGGGCACGATCAACAGCATGAAAGCCTCGAACACCGATCTTTATCATTTCGATCAGATCATGCGGCGGGTGGGGCCGGAATTCGCAGCGCTCAGCGGCTTTGACACGATTTTCGCGCAGCAGGTCTCGATGGGGGCCTGCGGGGGTGTGCTGACCTCGGCGGTTCTGGTGCCGGAGGCCTGGGTCAGGGTGCAGGCACTTGCCGAGGCTGGTGATTTCGCCGCCGCCCTTGCCGGACAGCGCCAGCTGATCCCGCTGATGGACGCACTTTTCGCCGAAGAGAACCCAGGCCCGACGCGTGAGGCCCTGCGCCAGATCGGGATCGAGACCGGCCAGTCGCTGCTGCCGATCCCGCCGGTCTCCGGGGGGCTTTGCGCACGCATCGCCACCGTGCTTGCCGATTTGCGCGCGGCCGGTCACAGCCTGCCAGCTGCTGCCTGA
- a CDS encoding FAD-binding oxidoreductase — protein sequence MDETARHSIYVQDLKDPPHWPALSGARRTTVAVIGGGITGLSTALHLAEAGTGVVLLEAHQPGWGASGRNGGQLNPGLKYDPSQMIAKLGPEAGQRLVAFAWSSVQQTAHLINRLGIDCDLRLNGTLRAAARSADVAGVRASQQDMAGHGMPVEWLEPAGMARLTGHDHYHGGFLDRRGGDLEPLRYSHGLAKAATAAGAVIFGDSRAQSLTREGAHWRITTAGGSLIADRVLVCCNGYADGLVPGLKKSVVPVFSSALATAPLPAALSEKIMPGRHVLYESGLVTVYYRVDAMNRLILGGRGPMRPVSRPSALRPIARHAYRLWPELASMGWQAAWNGRVAVTTDHLPHLHQPAEGLLTMGGYNGRGVALATAMGRALAPCLAGEIEAADLPLPLSPLQPIRFHSFWPVGAHATIAWSRLKASLSR from the coding sequence ATGGATGAAACGGCCCGCCATTCGATCTATGTGCAGGATCTGAAGGATCCGCCGCACTGGCCCGCCCTGAGCGGCGCGCGGCGAACGACCGTTGCCGTGATCGGCGGCGGCATCACTGGCCTTTCGACCGCGCTGCATCTGGCGGAAGCGGGAACCGGGGTCGTGCTGCTTGAGGCACATCAGCCCGGCTGGGGCGCCTCCGGGCGCAATGGAGGGCAGCTCAATCCGGGCCTGAAATATGACCCGTCGCAGATGATCGCAAAGCTGGGACCAGAGGCGGGACAGCGGCTTGTGGCCTTCGCCTGGTCAAGCGTTCAGCAGACCGCGCATCTGATCAACCGGCTGGGGATCGACTGCGATCTGCGGCTGAATGGCACGTTAAGGGCGGCGGCGCGGTCGGCCGATGTGGCGGGCGTGCGCGCCAGCCAGCAGGATATGGCGGGCCACGGCATGCCCGTCGAATGGCTTGAGCCCGCCGGGATGGCGCGGCTGACTGGCCATGATCACTATCATGGCGGTTTTCTTGACCGGCGCGGCGGCGATCTGGAACCTTTGCGCTATTCCCACGGGCTGGCAAAGGCGGCAACGGCGGCGGGCGCGGTGATTTTTGGCGACAGCCGCGCGCAGAGCCTGACCCGCGAAGGCGCGCATTGGCGCATCACCACCGCAGGCGGCAGCCTGATCGCAGATCGGGTGCTGGTGTGCTGCAACGGCTATGCCGACGGGCTGGTGCCGGGGCTGAAAAAGTCGGTCGTGCCGGTCTTCAGTTCGGCGCTGGCCACCGCACCCCTGCCCGCCGCTCTGTCCGAAAAGATCATGCCGGGGCGCCATGTTCTCTACGAATCCGGGCTGGTGACGGTCTATTACCGGGTGGATGCGATGAACCGGCTAATCCTTGGAGGGCGCGGCCCCATGCGCCCCGTCTCGCGGCCCTCGGCTTTGCGTCCGATTGCAAGACACGCATACCGGCTCTGGCCGGAGCTGGCTTCGATGGGCTGGCAGGCGGCCTGGAACGGGCGCGTGGCCGTAACGACCGACCATCTGCCGCATCTGCATCAGCCGGCCGAGGGGCTTTTGACCATGGGGGGCTATAACGGGCGCGGTGTTGCGCTTGCCACTGCTATGGGACGCGCCCTCGCGCCCTGTCTTGCGGGCGAGATCGAGGCAGCGGATCTGCCTTTGCCGCTTTCGCCTTTGCAGCCGATCAGGTTTCACAGCTTCTGGCCGGTCGGGGCGCATGCAACCATCGCATGGTCGCGGCTGAAAGCTTCGCTTTCGCGTTAG
- a CDS encoding cupin domain-containing protein, producing the protein MNIPLNIGKDAAITVTLSEVLQDPARHLVTGTDPALGIGQLAPRGAGSAVTGVPVVLLLLRGTLNLTVAGEASALVAEQSALRVNAGVALAWEADASCALVVISHPALAGQEALSRINLATVMSPSASPPPSVLLTDAPQCKSAALQEASGLTFGLWEATPYARRGIVMGFSEVMYFLEGKVTLSTPDGTGFDFAAGDVLLAPEGVELAWESAETVRKFFLSVNR; encoded by the coding sequence GTGAACATTCCGCTGAACATTGGCAAAGACGCTGCCATTACGGTCACATTGTCCGAGGTGCTGCAGGATCCCGCGCGCCATCTGGTGACGGGAACGGATCCGGCCCTTGGCATCGGGCAACTCGCGCCGCGCGGCGCCGGCAGTGCCGTCACAGGGGTGCCTGTGGTTCTCCTCCTCCTGCGGGGCACGCTCAATCTTACGGTTGCGGGCGAGGCATCGGCGCTGGTTGCGGAGCAAAGTGCCCTGCGGGTCAATGCCGGCGTTGCACTCGCCTGGGAAGCAGATGCGAGCTGTGCGCTTGTCGTGATCTCGCATCCTGCGCTGGCCGGGCAGGAGGCTTTGTCCCGGATCAATCTGGCAACCGTCATGAGCCCCTCCGCAAGCCCGCCGCCATCCGTGCTGCTGACCGATGCGCCGCAGTGCAAAAGCGCGGCTCTGCAAGAGGCGTCCGGCCTGACTTTCGGGCTCTGGGAAGCCACGCCCTATGCGCGCCGCGGCATTGTGATGGGCTTCAGCGAGGTTATGTATTTTCTGGAGGGGAAGGTGACGCTCTCCACACCCGATGGTACCGGATTTGACTTTGCTGCGGGCGATGTTCTTCTCGCTCCGGAAGGGGTGGAACTTGCCTGGGAAAGCGCAGAAACGGTGCGCAAGTTTTTCTTGTCCGTAAATCGTTGA
- a CDS encoding BtpA/SgcQ family protein — protein MTKFAQLFPGIRPVIAMVHLNPMPGTPLYDADAGIEGIYQGALKDLEALQAAGVDAVMFGNENDRPYELKVDIATTSAMGFVIGRLREKIQKPFGVNVLWDPDSTVALAAATGASFVREIFTGTYASDMGPWTPNAGRAMRRARQLDRKDLVILNNVSAEFAASLDSRPLADRARSAVFSSIPDAVLVSGAITGESAKMIDLESVKKVLPDTPVLANTGVKHATVEDVLKIADGCVVGSSLKLDGHTWNAVDPKRAQDFMDIVRKMRR, from the coding sequence ATGACCAAATTCGCCCAGCTTTTCCCGGGGATCAGGCCTGTCATTGCGATGGTTCACCTGAATCCGATGCCCGGCACCCCCCTTTACGATGCCGATGCAGGGATCGAGGGGATCTATCAGGGCGCATTGAAGGATCTCGAGGCGCTCCAGGCGGCCGGTGTCGATGCGGTTATGTTTGGCAATGAAAATGATCGCCCCTATGAGCTGAAGGTCGATATCGCCACGACTTCGGCGATGGGTTTCGTGATCGGTCGCCTGCGTGAAAAGATCCAGAAACCCTTCGGCGTCAATGTGCTCTGGGATCCCGACAGCACCGTGGCCCTGGCAGCGGCGACCGGCGCCTCCTTTGTGCGTGAGATTTTCACCGGCACCTATGCCTCGGATATGGGTCCCTGGACCCCGAACGCCGGTCGGGCGATGCGCCGGGCACGCCAGCTGGACCGCAAGGATCTGGTGATCCTGAACAACGTCTCTGCAGAATTCGCGGCCTCGCTTGACAGCCGGCCGCTTGCAGACCGTGCGCGTTCGGCGGTTTTCTCATCGATCCCGGATGCCGTGCTGGTATCCGGTGCGATCACCGGTGAATCGGCAAAGATGATCGATCTGGAATCGGTCAAGAAGGTCCTGCCTGATACGCCGGTTCTGGCCAATACCGGCGTGAAACATGCCACCGTCGAGGATGTGCTGAAGATCGCCGATGGCTGTGTCGTGGGCTCTTCGCTCAAGCTCGACGGTCACACCTGGAATGCGGTCGATCCCAAACGCGCGCAGGACTTCATGGATATTGTTCGCAAGATGAGGCGCTGA
- a CDS encoding carbohydrate ABC transporter permease: MSVIARNRIRAGWSFAAPGLAMLALVMGIPLFYALAISLSTMTMIRPDLHFAGIVNFAKIMSEPLFWHSLWLTLRYSVAAVIGEFIIGLGLALMLRQVFAMRGFYFAILTLPMAMSPVAVALIWRMLLQPNLGIINQSLAAMGLPMIDWLGDSSLALSTLISIDIWQQTSFVVLLLSAGLASLPREPYEAAEVDGAGPFQQFWYITLPLLRPVSAIAIVIQLINEFRTYDLIYVLTKGGPGVSTELLSFFAYKRAFQGLQVNEGSAAAFLLLLIILVITVFFFWLLERRKT, translated from the coding sequence ATGAGCGTGATTGCAAGAAACAGGATCCGTGCCGGCTGGAGCTTTGCCGCGCCTGGCCTTGCCATGCTGGCGCTGGTGATGGGGATTCCGCTGTTTTATGCGCTGGCAATCTCGCTTTCCACCATGACAATGATCCGCCCTGATCTGCATTTCGCAGGGATTGTGAATTTCGCGAAGATCATGTCAGAGCCGCTGTTCTGGCACTCGCTCTGGCTGACGCTGCGCTATTCGGTTGCAGCGGTGATCGGCGAGTTCATCATCGGCCTCGGGCTCGCATTGATGCTGCGCCAGGTATTCGCGATGCGGGGCTTCTATTTTGCAATTCTCACTCTGCCCATGGCGATGTCGCCGGTGGCGGTTGCTTTGATCTGGCGGATGCTATTGCAGCCCAATCTCGGCATTATCAACCAGAGCCTGGCGGCGATGGGCCTGCCGATGATCGACTGGCTTGGCGACAGCTCCCTCGCGCTTTCCACGCTGATCTCGATCGATATCTGGCAGCAGACCTCTTTTGTCGTGCTGCTGCTCTCCGCAGGCCTCGCGTCACTGCCGCGCGAGCCCTATGAAGCCGCCGAAGTTGATGGTGCCGGGCCGTTCCAGCAGTTCTGGTATATCACGCTGCCGCTTTTGCGCCCGGTCTCGGCCATCGCCATCGTGATCCAGCTGATCAATGAATTCCGCACCTATGATCTGATCTATGTGCTGACCAAGGGCGGACCTGGGGTTTCGACCGAACTGCTGTCCTTCTTTGCATATAAGCGCGCCTTCCAGGGGCTTCAGGTCAATGAGGGCAGCGCGGCCGCCTTCCTGCTTTTGCTGATCATCCTGGTGATCACCGTTTTCTTCTTCTGGCTGCTGGAACGTCGCAAGACCTGA